A region of Streptomyces deccanensis DNA encodes the following proteins:
- a CDS encoding HAD-IA family hydrolase, with the protein MSRSPLQAALFDMDGTLVDTERLWWDAVAEVAARLGRALSEADQPDVLGRPVEHTADWLAALTGADRDALAAELHQEFADRVRTGTVPRPGALELLRALAREDVPTALVTASPRAVADTVLDVLGRDLFAVSVTADDTEHTKPAPDPYLAACRALGVDPAACVAVEDTRTGVTSAEAAGCVVLAVPSLAPIEEAPGRTVRESLEGVTPASLRLLVAPDGPVLRVMTWNLWHGGTKVRDHRAKQLKVITETGVDVVGLQETCGTAAQELAEALGWHHHRAGDNLGIISRHPITERLGDPDVGFYGATGVRIRTDSGTEVDVWSVHLDYTPYGPYEAAFDGLPAAELIAHEEVRLTQLRDCLRRIDDTAPGAPGAAPVPVVLVGDFNSPSHLDRPDVGWPVTRAAEASGLRDSYREAHPDPVREPGHTWSPIHTVHEDGSGRPEPQDRIDFVLHRGLAVLDSRTHVSGTPSPWPDVEDNDWPSDHAAVITTFALEPGARE; encoded by the coding sequence GTGTCCCGATCCCCGCTCCAGGCCGCCCTGTTCGACATGGACGGCACGCTCGTCGACACCGAGCGGCTGTGGTGGGACGCGGTGGCGGAGGTGGCCGCCCGCCTCGGACGCGCGCTGTCCGAGGCCGACCAGCCGGACGTCCTGGGCCGCCCCGTCGAGCACACCGCCGACTGGCTCGCCGCGCTCACCGGCGCCGACCGGGACGCGCTCGCCGCCGAACTGCACCAGGAGTTCGCCGACCGGGTCCGCACCGGGACCGTGCCCCGCCCCGGCGCGCTGGAGCTGCTGCGGGCCCTGGCCCGCGAGGACGTCCCCACCGCCCTGGTCACCGCCTCGCCGCGGGCCGTCGCCGACACCGTCCTCGACGTCCTCGGCCGCGACCTGTTCGCCGTCTCCGTCACCGCCGACGACACCGAGCACACCAAGCCCGCCCCCGATCCGTACCTCGCCGCCTGCCGCGCCCTCGGCGTCGACCCGGCCGCCTGCGTCGCCGTCGAGGACACCAGGACCGGCGTCACCTCCGCCGAGGCCGCGGGCTGCGTGGTCCTCGCCGTCCCCTCGCTCGCCCCCATCGAGGAGGCACCCGGGCGGACCGTCCGCGAGAGCCTGGAGGGCGTGACACCGGCGAGCCTGCGCCTGCTGGTCGCGCCCGATGGTCCCGTCCTGCGCGTGATGACCTGGAACCTCTGGCACGGCGGCACCAAGGTCCGCGACCACCGCGCCAAGCAGCTCAAGGTGATCACCGAGACCGGTGTCGACGTGGTCGGCCTCCAGGAGACGTGCGGCACCGCCGCCCAGGAACTCGCGGAGGCCCTCGGCTGGCACCACCACCGGGCCGGCGACAACCTCGGCATCATCAGCCGCCACCCGATCACCGAACGCCTCGGTGACCCCGACGTCGGCTTCTACGGGGCCACCGGAGTCCGGATCAGGACCGACTCCGGCACCGAGGTGGACGTGTGGAGCGTCCACCTGGACTACACGCCGTACGGCCCCTACGAGGCCGCCTTCGACGGGCTGCCCGCCGCCGAGCTGATCGCCCACGAGGAGGTTCGGCTCACCCAGCTGCGGGACTGTCTGCGCCGGATCGACGACACCGCGCCCGGCGCGCCTGGCGCGGCCCCCGTGCCCGTCGTGCTCGTCGGCGACTTCAACAGCCCCTCGCACCTCGACCGGCCGGACGTCGGCTGGCCGGTGACCAGGGCCGCCGAGGCGAGCGGCCTGCGCGACTCCTACCGCGAGGCCCACCCCGACCCCGTACGGGAGCCAGGTCACACCTGGTCGCCGATCCACACCGTGCACGAGGACGGCAGCGGCCGGCCCGAGCCGCAGGACCGGATCGACTTCGTGCTGCACCGCGGCCTGGCGGTGCTCGACTCCCGCACCCACGTCAGCGGCACCCCCAGCCCCTGGCCGGACGTCGAGGACAACGACTGGCCGTCGGACCACGCCGCCGTGATCACCACGTTCGCGCTGGAGCCGGGCGCCCGCGAGTGA
- a CDS encoding ABC transporter ATP-binding protein has translation MTVLEKTVTDTAATVEFRGLRREFGATVALDGLDLTVRPGELLALLGPSGCGKTTALRMLAGFEHPDAGEVLVDGEDVTRVPAHRRDAGMVFQSYSLFPHLSALDNVAFGLRMRKVRTAERRSRAAELLDLVGLADKGAQYPHQLSGGQQQRVALARALALRPRVLLLDEPLSALDAKVRLTLREEIRRLQQELGITTLFVTHDQEEALSMADRVAVMHAGRLEQCATPVELYGRPATAFVAEFVGTMSRIPGRLDGTTVEVLGLRLPVDGTAPTTPEVDVLVRPETVAVRADDTGDARVVATAFLGAATRLTVRLADGTEVKADLPTHEAAALGAGSSVTVSLPERPVLVAARPAG, from the coding sequence ATGACCGTGCTTGAGAAGACCGTGACCGACACCGCCGCCACCGTCGAATTCCGTGGCCTGCGACGGGAGTTCGGCGCCACCGTCGCCCTCGACGGCCTCGACCTGACCGTGCGCCCCGGCGAACTGCTCGCCCTCCTCGGCCCCTCCGGCTGCGGCAAGACCACCGCCCTGCGGATGCTCGCCGGCTTCGAACACCCCGACGCCGGCGAGGTGCTGGTCGACGGCGAGGACGTCACCCGTGTCCCGGCCCACCGGCGCGACGCCGGGATGGTCTTCCAGTCGTACAGCCTCTTTCCCCACCTCAGCGCCCTCGACAACGTGGCCTTCGGGCTGCGTATGCGCAAGGTACGCACGGCCGAACGGCGGTCCAGGGCGGCCGAGTTGCTCGACCTCGTGGGCCTCGCCGACAAGGGTGCCCAGTACCCGCACCAGCTCTCCGGCGGCCAGCAGCAGCGCGTCGCCCTCGCCCGGGCGCTCGCCCTGCGCCCCCGTGTCCTGCTGCTCGACGAACCGCTCTCCGCCCTCGACGCCAAGGTGCGGCTCACCCTCCGCGAGGAGATCCGCCGGCTCCAGCAGGAGCTGGGCATCACCACCCTCTTCGTGACGCACGACCAGGAGGAGGCCCTCTCCATGGCCGACCGGGTCGCCGTGATGCACGCCGGACGGCTCGAACAGTGCGCCACCCCCGTCGAGTTGTACGGCCGCCCCGCCACCGCCTTCGTCGCCGAGTTCGTCGGCACCATGAGCCGGATCCCGGGACGGCTGGACGGGACGACGGTCGAGGTGCTGGGCCTGCGGCTGCCCGTCGACGGGACGGCACCCACCACCCCGGAGGTCGACGTCCTCGTCCGGCCCGAGACGGTCGCCGTGCGGGCGGACGACACCGGCGACGCCCGCGTCGTCGCCACCGCGTTCCTCGGCGCCGCCACCCGCCTCACCGTACGGCTCGCCGACGGCACCGAGGTCAAGGCCGACCTGCCCACCCACGAGGCGGCGGCCCTCGGCGCCGGAAGCTCCGTGACCGTCAGCCTCCCCGAGCGGCCGGTGCTCGTGGCGGCCCGCCCCGCCGGCTGA
- a CDS encoding ABC transporter permease encodes MAGLNPGRPAARRPALRRPALRRPALWRPLVLACAGLYFLVPLAASVIFTVDVPGEGLTFDAYTRILGTDGFVSSLLLSLELAAATIAVVLLLMVPAMVALRLGAPRLRPVVEVVCSLPLVVPPIAFVAGLGTVLKWGPEHLSRTPLFQTFVAVQNPDFPVVLVLAYVVMALPFVYRALDAGLRAMDVRTLVEAARSCGASWPQALVRAVLPNLRGALLNSAFLTLALVLGEFTVAQLLGFRPFAVWIVNVSGSQAQLSVAVSVLSLLVTWAMLLALASFGGRTRTASASRG; translated from the coding sequence ATGGCTGGCCTGAACCCGGGGCGCCCGGCCGCGCGCCGCCCCGCCCTGCGCCGTCCCGCCCTGCGCCGCCCCGCCCTGTGGCGCCCGCTCGTCCTCGCCTGTGCCGGGCTGTACTTCCTCGTCCCGCTCGCCGCCTCCGTGATCTTCACGGTCGACGTGCCCGGCGAGGGCCTCACCTTCGACGCGTACACGCGGATCCTCGGCACCGACGGCTTCGTCTCCAGCCTGCTGCTGTCGCTGGAGCTGGCCGCCGCGACCATCGCCGTCGTGCTGCTGCTGATGGTGCCCGCCATGGTCGCGCTGCGCCTCGGCGCCCCCAGGCTGCGGCCCGTGGTGGAGGTCGTGTGCTCCCTGCCGCTGGTGGTGCCGCCCATCGCGTTCGTCGCCGGCCTGGGCACCGTCCTCAAGTGGGGGCCCGAACACCTCTCCCGGACGCCGCTGTTCCAGACCTTCGTCGCGGTCCAGAACCCCGACTTCCCCGTGGTGCTGGTCCTCGCCTACGTGGTGATGGCGCTGCCTTTCGTGTACCGGGCACTCGACGCCGGCCTCCGCGCCATGGACGTCCGCACCCTCGTGGAGGCCGCCCGCAGCTGCGGGGCGAGCTGGCCGCAGGCGCTGGTGCGGGCCGTCCTGCCCAACCTGCGCGGGGCGCTGCTCAACTCGGCCTTCCTCACCCTGGCGCTCGTGCTCGGCGAGTTCACCGTCGCCCAACTGCTGGGCTTTCGGCCGTTCGCCGTGTGGATCGTCAACGTCAGCGGCTCGCAGGCCCAGCTGTCCGTGGCCGTCTCGGTGCTCAGCCTCCTCGTCACCTGGGCCATGCTCCTCGCGCTCGCCTCCTTCGGCGGACGTACCCGAACCGCTTCCGCCTCCCGGGGATGA
- a CDS encoding ABC transporter permease translates to MTAVATGADPALGAAASVKRRPRRGGWLAVLPLLAFVAIAFGLPAVAMLNGAFTVKDPATGATSYTTANMSASVQGAYLTAMLGSVKLSAVAAGLAAVLGLPLAQAVVTSRFPALREAVLTASGVLANFGGVPLAFAFVATLGNSGVLTRELGLTDKGWDLYSFWGLVIVYLYFLIPLMVLTITPALDGLRVQWREAAQNNGATGPQYWLHVALPVLAPSLLGGLVLLFGSAFAAYATAAAMVGSSIPLVTLQIADAISGNVLVGQENVALALSLDMVLIAGLVMAVYLPLQRRSARWLA, encoded by the coding sequence GTGACCGCCGTCGCCACCGGGGCCGACCCGGCGCTCGGGGCCGCCGCTTCCGTGAAGCGGCGGCCCCGCCGCGGCGGATGGCTCGCCGTGCTCCCGCTGCTGGCCTTCGTCGCGATCGCCTTCGGGCTGCCCGCCGTCGCCATGCTGAACGGCGCGTTCACCGTCAAGGACCCGGCGACGGGCGCCACGTCGTACACCACGGCGAACATGTCGGCCTCCGTGCAGGGGGCCTACCTCACGGCCATGCTCGGCAGCGTGAAGCTGTCCGCCGTCGCGGCCGGGCTCGCCGCCGTCCTCGGGCTGCCGCTCGCCCAGGCCGTGGTGACCTCCCGCTTCCCGGCGCTGCGCGAGGCCGTGCTCACCGCCTCCGGGGTGCTCGCCAACTTCGGCGGAGTCCCGCTCGCCTTCGCGTTCGTCGCCACCCTCGGCAACTCCGGTGTGCTGACCCGGGAGTTGGGCCTCACAGACAAGGGCTGGGACCTGTACAGCTTCTGGGGACTGGTCATCGTCTACCTGTACTTCCTGATCCCGCTGATGGTCCTCACCATCACCCCCGCCCTCGACGGACTGCGCGTCCAGTGGCGGGAGGCCGCCCAGAACAACGGCGCCACCGGCCCGCAGTACTGGCTCCACGTGGCCCTGCCCGTCCTCGCGCCCTCGCTGCTCGGCGGGCTGGTCCTGCTCTTCGGCAGCGCCTTCGCCGCGTACGCCACCGCCGCGGCCATGGTGGGCAGCTCGATCCCGCTGGTCACCCTGCAGATCGCCGACGCCATCTCCGGCAACGTCCTGGTCGGCCAGGAGAACGTGGCGCTCGCCCTCAGCCTCGACATGGTCCTGATAGCCGGGCTGGTCATGGCCGTCTACCTGCCCCTGCAACGACGGAGCGCCCGATGGCTGGCCTGA
- a CDS encoding ABC transporter substrate-binding protein: MNLFLPRTAVLGGSLAVAAALTLSACGAAPESTTTADGKSAATATSAEDFGGMDALVEAAKKEGKLNAIALPRDWANYGALIDGFEKKYGIKVEVENPDGASQDEINAVTSRKGQDRAPDVLDLGSSFALSAAQQGLLAPYKVAAFADIPEGQKDPKGQWYNDYGGYISIGCDAKRVKECPETFADLLQPKYKGQVALNGNPTKSGSAFGGVWAASLASGGSFDDIQPGLDFFAKLKKNGNYTPVESTPATVEKGETPISIDWDYLNAGYADEFKSKGVDWKVVVPEDGKFSQYYSQAINKDAPHPATARLWQEYLYSAEGQNLWLAGYARPALMPAMEKAGTLDEKAAAKLPKVSGTPEFPTEEQQTKAKDALAQGWAKAVSG, from the coding sequence GTGAACCTCTTCCTGCCGAGAACCGCCGTACTCGGCGGCAGCCTCGCCGTCGCCGCCGCACTCACCCTCAGCGCCTGTGGCGCGGCCCCCGAGAGCACCACCACCGCCGACGGCAAGAGCGCGGCCACCGCGACCTCGGCCGAGGACTTCGGCGGCATGGACGCGCTGGTCGAGGCGGCCAAGAAGGAGGGCAAGCTCAACGCGATCGCCCTGCCCCGCGACTGGGCCAACTACGGCGCGCTGATCGACGGCTTCGAGAAGAAGTACGGGATCAAGGTCGAGGTCGAGAACCCGGACGGCGCCAGCCAGGACGAGATCAACGCCGTCACCTCCCGCAAGGGACAGGACCGCGCTCCCGACGTGCTCGACCTCGGCAGCTCCTTCGCCCTCAGCGCCGCCCAGCAGGGGCTGCTCGCGCCCTACAAGGTGGCCGCCTTCGCCGACATCCCCGAGGGCCAGAAGGACCCGAAGGGCCAGTGGTACAACGACTACGGCGGCTACATATCCATCGGGTGCGACGCGAAGCGGGTCAAGGAGTGCCCGGAGACCTTCGCCGACCTGCTGCAGCCGAAGTACAAGGGACAGGTCGCGCTCAACGGCAACCCCACCAAGTCCGGTTCGGCCTTCGGTGGCGTCTGGGCGGCCTCGCTGGCGAGCGGCGGTTCGTTCGACGACATCCAGCCCGGTCTCGACTTCTTCGCCAAGCTGAAGAAGAACGGCAACTACACGCCCGTCGAGTCCACACCCGCGACCGTCGAGAAGGGCGAAACGCCCATCAGCATCGACTGGGACTATCTGAACGCCGGGTACGCCGACGAGTTCAAGTCCAAGGGCGTCGACTGGAAGGTCGTCGTCCCGGAGGACGGCAAGTTCTCGCAGTACTACTCCCAGGCCATCAACAAGGACGCCCCGCACCCGGCCACCGCCCGCCTCTGGCAGGAGTACCTCTACAGCGCCGAGGGCCAGAACCTGTGGCTCGCCGGCTACGCCCGCCCGGCCCTGATGCCCGCCATGGAGAAGGCCGGCACGCTGGACGAGAAGGCCGCCGCCAAGCTGCCGAAGGTGTCGGGCACCCCCGAGTTCCCGACCGAGGAGCAGCAGACCAAGGCCAAGGACGCGCTCGCGCAGGGCTGGGCCAAGGCGGTCTCCGGGTGA
- a CDS encoding GntR family transcriptional regulator: MAARHEEIAEALRRAIDREEYTVGSLLPPETELAARYGVSRGTVRQAVATLTAEGLIGSRQGARRVVLAGRRSQSFAELRSFAQWARAMGREATGRVIAQEYRTAGAEDRVRLHLAPGAQVLHVLRLRGLDGQPVLLERTVYADWISPAVEPIEADCPSVTQRLLDDTGLVFAYGEHVIDAVAAGARDAELLAVRRTSPLLRVRRVTTTREGRPVEWSDDRYRPDAVSFSVHNSIGNNALARKTAE; the protein is encoded by the coding sequence ATGGCGGCGCGACACGAGGAGATCGCCGAGGCGCTGCGGCGGGCGATCGACCGTGAGGAGTACACGGTGGGCAGTCTGCTGCCGCCGGAGACCGAACTCGCGGCCCGCTACGGCGTCTCGCGCGGCACGGTCCGTCAGGCGGTGGCGACCCTGACCGCCGAGGGCCTCATCGGTTCACGACAGGGTGCCCGCCGTGTGGTCCTGGCCGGCCGCCGCAGCCAGAGCTTCGCGGAGCTGCGCAGCTTCGCCCAGTGGGCGCGCGCGATGGGCCGCGAGGCGACGGGCCGGGTGATCGCCCAGGAGTACCGGACGGCCGGCGCCGAGGACCGGGTACGTCTCCACCTCGCCCCGGGCGCCCAGGTCCTGCACGTGCTGCGGCTGCGCGGTCTCGACGGGCAGCCGGTCCTGCTGGAGCGCACGGTCTACGCCGACTGGATCTCCCCCGCCGTCGAGCCCATCGAGGCGGACTGCCCCTCCGTGACCCAGCGCCTGCTCGACGACACGGGCCTCGTCTTCGCCTACGGGGAGCACGTCATCGACGCGGTGGCGGCCGGCGCCCGGGACGCCGAACTCCTGGCCGTACGCAGGACCAGCCCCCTCCTCCGGGTCCGCCGTGTCACCACCACCCGCGAGGGCCGCCCGGTGGAATGGTCCGACGACCGCTACCGCCCGGACGCCGTGAGCTTCAGCGTCCACAACTCGATCGGCAACAACGCCTTGGCGAGGAAGACCGCGGAGTGA
- a CDS encoding Lrp/AsnC family transcriptional regulator: MLNDLDERIVHALAEDARRSYSDIGQLVGLSAPAVKRRVDRLRATGAITGFTVRVDPAALGWETEGFVEIYCRRNTSPETIQRGLERYQEVVAASTVTGEADAVVQVFASDMRHFERVLERIAGEPFVERTKSVLVLSPLLRRFSSGSPA, encoded by the coding sequence GTGCTGAACGATCTCGACGAACGCATCGTGCACGCCCTCGCCGAGGACGCCCGCCGCTCCTACTCCGACATCGGCCAACTCGTGGGGCTCTCCGCGCCCGCGGTGAAGCGGCGGGTGGACCGGCTCCGGGCGACCGGGGCGATCACCGGATTCACCGTCCGGGTGGACCCCGCCGCGCTCGGGTGGGAGACCGAGGGGTTCGTCGAGATCTACTGCCGGCGGAACACCTCGCCGGAGACGATCCAGCGGGGGCTGGAGCGGTATCAGGAGGTCGTCGCCGCCTCCACCGTCACCGGGGAGGCCGACGCCGTGGTTCAGGTGTTCGCATCTGATATGCGGCACTTCGAGCGGGTGCTGGAGCGGATCGCGGGGGAGCCGTTCGTCGAGCGGACGAAGTCCGTGCTCGTGCTGTCTCCGTTGCTGCGGCGGTTTTCTTCCGGATCGCCCGCCTGA
- a CDS encoding amino acid permease codes for MLDQGAPPQHENRSAPPSRGLGAGLMRRKPVERLVAEGGQGEGGSLRRTLGLWQLTMISIGATLGTGIFVVLGEAVPKAGPAVTLSFVIAGLTALFSALSYAELAGTIPVSGSSYSYAYATMGELVAWVCGWCLVLEYGVSVSAVAVGWGEYLNELLDGTLGVTIPAALSAPPGDGGIFNLPALIVVLLAMAFLLGGARESARANTVMVVVKIAALLLFCLIGLQGFRSGNYENFMPLGMAGVSAAGATLFFSYIGFDAASTAGEEAKNAQRDLPRAIMLSLVIVTALYVLVAAVAIGARPWEGFGESEAALAGIMKDVTGDAFWGTLLAAGAVIAIASVVLTVLYGQTRILFAMSRDGLVPRVFSRVHPKTGTPRVNTVIVSLFCGVLAAAIPLGQLADATSIGTLFAFALVNVAVVVLRRTRPEMPRTFRVPLSPVLPALGFAFCVWMMGSLDSVTWVVFGVWMAAGLVFYFSYGYRRSRLATPEK; via the coding sequence GTGCTCGACCAAGGCGCACCCCCACAGCACGAGAATCGGTCCGCCCCGCCCTCCAGAGGCCTCGGGGCGGGGCTGATGCGCCGCAAGCCCGTGGAACGCCTGGTCGCGGAGGGTGGCCAGGGCGAGGGAGGGTCGCTGCGGCGCACCCTCGGGCTGTGGCAGCTGACGATGATCAGCATCGGTGCCACGCTCGGCACCGGCATCTTCGTGGTCCTCGGCGAGGCTGTCCCGAAGGCCGGCCCCGCCGTCACCCTCTCCTTCGTGATCGCGGGTCTCACCGCGCTGTTCTCCGCGCTGTCGTACGCGGAACTGGCCGGCACCATCCCGGTCTCCGGGTCCTCGTACTCGTACGCGTACGCAACGATGGGCGAGCTGGTCGCCTGGGTCTGCGGCTGGTGTCTGGTGCTGGAGTACGGGGTGTCGGTGTCGGCGGTCGCCGTCGGCTGGGGCGAGTACCTCAACGAGTTGCTGGACGGGACCCTCGGTGTGACCATCCCGGCCGCGCTGTCCGCGCCGCCCGGCGACGGGGGCATCTTCAACCTGCCCGCGCTGATCGTCGTCCTGCTGGCGATGGCCTTCCTGCTGGGCGGCGCCCGGGAGTCCGCACGGGCCAACACGGTCATGGTCGTGGTGAAGATCGCCGCCCTGCTGCTCTTCTGCCTCATCGGCCTCCAGGGCTTCCGGTCCGGCAACTACGAGAACTTCATGCCGCTCGGCATGGCGGGTGTCAGCGCGGCCGGGGCCACGCTCTTCTTCTCGTACATCGGGTTCGACGCGGCCTCGACCGCCGGTGAGGAGGCGAAGAACGCCCAGCGCGACCTGCCGCGCGCCATCATGCTGTCGCTGGTCATCGTCACCGCGCTGTACGTGCTGGTGGCCGCCGTCGCGATCGGGGCACGGCCCTGGGAGGGGTTCGGCGAGTCCGAGGCCGCGCTCGCCGGGATCATGAAGGACGTCACCGGGGACGCGTTCTGGGGCACGCTGCTGGCGGCCGGGGCCGTCATCGCCATCGCGAGCGTGGTGCTCACCGTGCTGTACGGGCAGACCCGCATCCTGTTCGCCATGTCCCGGGACGGGCTCGTGCCGAGGGTGTTCTCGCGCGTGCACCCGAAGACCGGGACGCCTCGCGTGAACACCGTGATCGTCTCGCTGTTCTGCGGTGTGCTCGCCGCCGCCATCCCGCTGGGGCAGCTCGCGGACGCCACGAGCATCGGTACGCTGTTCGCGTTCGCGCTGGTCAACGTGGCTGTCGTGGTGCTGCGGCGGACCCGGCCGGAGATGCCGCGGACGTTCCGGGTGCCGTTGTCGCCGGTGCTGCCCGCGCTGGGATTCGCGTTCTGCGTCTGGATGATGGGCAGCCTCGACAGCGTGACCTGGGTCGTCTTCGGGGTCTGGATGGCCGCCGGGCTCGTGTTCTACTTCAGTTACGGCTACCGCCGTTCCCGTCTCGCGACTCCAGAGAAGTGA
- a CDS encoding GuaB1 family IMP dehydrogenase-related protein encodes MRFLNDIQPAYDLTYDDVFMVPSRSAVGSRQGVDLASPDGTGTTIPLVVANMTAIAGRRMAETVARRGGLVVVPQDIPIEVVTDVISWVKSRHLVLDTPIVLNPHQTVADALALLPKRAHNAGVVVDDALRPVGVVTDADLTGVDRFTQLEVVMSRDLLLLDADIDPREAFNRLDAANRRYAPAVDRDGRLAGILTRKGALRATLYSPAVDANGKLRVAAAVGINGDFVDKAKQLLAAGVDTLVIDTAHGHQESMINAIKLVRDLDPRVPIVAGNIVAAEGVRDLIEAGADIVKVGVGPGAMCTTRMMTGVGRPQFSAVLECAAEAKKYGKHVWADGGVRHPRDVAMALAAGASNVMIGSWFAGTYESPGDLQQDAGGRLYKESFGMASARAVRNRTSEESAYDRARKALFEEGISTSRMFLDPARPGVEDLIDSVIAGVRSSCTYAGAGSLEEFAERAVVGIQSAAGYAEGKPLHASWS; translated from the coding sequence GTGCGTTTCCTCAATGACATCCAGCCCGCGTACGACCTGACGTACGACGACGTCTTCATGGTTCCGAGCCGTAGCGCCGTCGGATCGCGGCAGGGTGTGGACCTGGCCTCACCGGACGGCACGGGGACCACCATCCCGCTCGTCGTCGCCAACATGACCGCCATCGCCGGCCGCCGGATGGCCGAGACGGTCGCCCGCCGCGGTGGCCTGGTGGTCGTCCCGCAGGACATCCCGATCGAGGTCGTCACCGACGTCATCTCCTGGGTGAAGAGCCGCCACCTCGTCCTCGACACCCCGATCGTGCTCAACCCCCACCAGACGGTCGCCGACGCGCTGGCCCTGCTGCCGAAGCGCGCGCACAACGCGGGCGTCGTCGTCGACGACGCGCTGCGGCCCGTCGGCGTCGTCACCGACGCGGACCTCACCGGCGTCGACCGCTTCACCCAGCTCGAAGTGGTCATGTCCCGGGACCTGTTGCTCCTCGACGCCGACATCGACCCCCGTGAGGCCTTCAACCGGCTCGACGCGGCCAACCGCCGGTACGCGCCCGCCGTCGACCGCGACGGCCGTCTCGCGGGCATCCTGACCCGCAAGGGCGCGCTCCGCGCCACGCTGTACAGTCCCGCCGTCGACGCGAACGGCAAGCTGCGCGTGGCCGCCGCCGTCGGCATCAACGGTGACTTCGTGGACAAGGCGAAGCAGCTGCTCGCCGCGGGCGTCGACACGCTCGTCATCGACACCGCGCACGGCCACCAGGAGTCGATGATCAACGCGATCAAGCTGGTGCGCGATCTCGACCCCCGGGTGCCGATCGTGGCCGGCAACATCGTCGCCGCCGAGGGCGTGCGGGACCTGATCGAGGCCGGCGCGGACATCGTCAAGGTCGGGGTCGGGCCGGGTGCCATGTGCACGACCCGGATGATGACCGGCGTCGGGCGTCCGCAGTTCTCCGCGGTGCTGGAGTGCGCGGCCGAGGCGAAGAAGTACGGGAAGCACGTGTGGGCCGACGGGGGTGTGCGGCACCCCCGCGACGTCGCCATGGCGCTGGCCGCTGGCGCGTCCAACGTGATGATCGGGTCGTGGTTCGCGGGGACGTACGAGTCGCCGGGCGACCTCCAGCAGGACGCCGGCGGGCGGCTGTACAAGGAGTCCTTCGGGATGGCGTCGGCGCGGGCCGTTCGCAACCGTACGAGCGAGGAGTCGGCGTACGACCGGGCGCGCAAGGCGTTGTTCGAGGAGGGCATCTCGACGTCGCGGATGTTCCTGGATCCGGCGCGGCCGGGGGTCGAGGACCTGATCGACTCGGTCATCGCGGGGGTGCGGTCGTCGTGCACGTACGCGGGGGCCGGGTCGCTGGAGGAGTTCGCTGAGCGGGCGGTTGTGGGGATTCAGAGTGCGGCCGGGTACGCGGAGGGCAAGCCGTTGCATGCGAGTTGGAGTTAG
- a CDS encoding sugar-binding transcriptional regulator, translating to MKSSEEMAVSGMSAGRSAMRMGPAELVQAAAMARRFYLEGKSKIQIAEEFGVSRFKVARVLETALERDLVRIEIRVPAELDAERSDALRARYGLRHAVVVESPADAEESPDPENLGEVAADLLGELVNEGDVLGLAWGRSTIHMAAALDRLPPCTVVQLTGVYDAGTAERGSVEAVRRAAQVSGGDAHPIYAPMLLPDAATAAALRHQTGIARAFEYFDKVTVACVSIGSWEAGISTVHDMLSDEERGHYASLGVAAEMSAHLFDADGRRVGRDLGERCITVKADQLRRIPEVVAIAGGQRKAAAIDAVLRSGLVTSLVTDTSAADYLLTAGQTPRPALNRADPDGV from the coding sequence GTGAAGAGCAGTGAGGAGATGGCCGTGTCGGGTATGTCGGCGGGCCGATCAGCCATGCGGATGGGACCCGCTGAGCTGGTACAGGCGGCGGCCATGGCTCGCCGCTTCTACCTCGAGGGCAAGTCCAAGATCCAGATCGCCGAGGAGTTCGGCGTGAGCCGCTTCAAGGTGGCCCGGGTCCTGGAGACCGCCCTCGAGCGGGATCTCGTACGAATCGAGATCCGCGTCCCCGCGGAACTGGACGCGGAGCGCTCCGACGCGCTGCGGGCCCGCTACGGCCTGCGGCACGCCGTGGTCGTCGAGTCACCGGCCGACGCCGAGGAGTCCCCCGACCCGGAGAACCTCGGCGAGGTCGCCGCGGACCTGCTCGGCGAACTGGTCAACGAGGGCGATGTGCTCGGCCTCGCCTGGGGCCGCTCCACCATCCACATGGCGGCGGCGCTCGACCGGCTGCCGCCGTGCACGGTGGTGCAGTTGACCGGCGTGTACGACGCCGGGACCGCCGAGCGCGGCTCGGTCGAGGCGGTACGGCGGGCCGCGCAGGTGTCGGGCGGCGACGCCCACCCCATCTACGCGCCGATGCTGCTGCCGGACGCGGCCACCGCGGCCGCGCTGCGCCACCAGACCGGGATCGCGCGGGCCTTCGAGTACTTCGACAAGGTCACCGTCGCCTGTGTCTCCATCGGCTCCTGGGAGGCGGGCATCTCCACGGTGCACGACATGCTCAGCGACGAGGAGCGGGGGCACTACGCCTCCCTCGGGGTCGCCGCCGAGATGTCGGCACACCTCTTCGACGCGGACGGCCGCCGGGTCGGACGTGACCTCGGCGAGCGGTGCATCACGGTCAAGGCCGACCAGCTCCGCCGTATCCCCGAGGTCGTCGCGATCGCCGGCGGGCAGCGCAAGGCGGCCGCGATCGACGCCGTCCTGCGCTCGGGGCTGGTGACCAGCCTCGTCACGGACACCTCGGCGGCGGACTACCTGCTGACGGCCGGTCAGACACCGCGTCCGGCGCTCAACCGGGCGGACCCGGACGGGGTGTAG